Proteins encoded within one genomic window of Granulicella pectinivorans:
- a CDS encoding M13 family metallopeptidase, translating to MRSDADPCVDFYRYACGRFAEQNPRHPGQTYLFLNELQGQPTFELLARTLGQETRSGTGTPTEKALAAYYDSCMDRTSIDREDLRALASLRSKIEDATTPADFGRTLAALASVHTMPLFRVTPEADQRDTRRQILALSTPTLTLPSGGSYLRSADADQVLLKAYRLHVQQVLFLSGYSSKRAVAGAAQIQEIETGFARASVSATAARDPRNQYHITSVADLSALVPGIDWNVFFASAGVPTPKEINIVSPTSLKAVQQLLATKDRSALRAYLTLRLIESIPPILQPSRLAAENRLFGALIGSNAEGLSKAESCAIETYYARSDDMVRLFLARFAPETLKTDATPLVEEIEAQMKIDIQRAEWMSPGTREQALHKLSLIANNIAYSSLSDDYSAQPVLHQRALQNYLVAAEAKFRRRMSKIGGPTDRLAPSLGPLSDGAAYEPDRNEIELPAASLMPPSFDPKASPAENYARIGFTAGHEIVHGYDDEGRQYDGLGQLKHWWTKEDAAHFNDRAACFVSEYGSFAIDGTHHVNGSLTLGENIADNGGLHLALAAFLSAAAREGTDVNLADDGYTPLQRFFLSYAQSTCSSVDPQAERVQVETNPHTPDRFRANGVLRNTPEFGKAFSCSKGQPMMPVQTCRIW from the coding sequence ATGCGGAGCGACGCAGACCCATGCGTCGACTTTTACCGTTACGCCTGCGGACGTTTCGCCGAACAGAACCCACGCCACCCCGGCCAGACTTACCTCTTTCTGAATGAGCTTCAGGGACAGCCCACCTTTGAGTTGCTGGCAAGAACTCTGGGGCAAGAGACCCGCTCTGGCACTGGCACTCCCACCGAGAAGGCGCTTGCAGCCTACTACGATTCGTGCATGGATCGAACATCGATCGATCGCGAGGACCTGCGTGCCCTCGCCTCGCTCCGCTCGAAGATCGAAGACGCAACCACGCCAGCAGACTTCGGCAGAACTCTCGCGGCGCTCGCATCGGTACACACTATGCCGCTCTTCCGCGTCACACCGGAGGCTGATCAACGAGATACAAGGAGGCAGATACTCGCACTGAGTACGCCGACGCTAACTCTGCCAAGCGGTGGTTCTTATCTTCGCTCTGCGGACGCGGACCAGGTGCTCTTGAAGGCGTATCGACTTCACGTCCAGCAGGTTCTTTTTCTAAGCGGCTATTCCTCAAAGCGTGCTGTTGCCGGTGCCGCTCAGATCCAAGAGATAGAAACCGGCTTCGCAAGGGCGAGCGTTTCGGCGACAGCTGCCAGGGACCCTAGGAACCAATATCACATCACCTCGGTCGCGGACCTGAGCGCACTCGTACCCGGCATCGACTGGAACGTCTTCTTCGCAAGCGCAGGCGTCCCGACGCCGAAGGAGATCAACATCGTCTCCCCGACTTCCTTGAAGGCTGTCCAACAGCTCCTTGCCACGAAGGATCGCTCGGCGCTGCGTGCTTACCTCACGCTTCGCTTGATCGAGTCCATCCCGCCCATCTTGCAGCCATCGCGCCTGGCAGCGGAGAATCGCCTATTCGGAGCTCTCATCGGGAGCAACGCAGAGGGTTTGAGCAAAGCCGAAAGTTGCGCGATCGAGACCTATTACGCCAGGTCGGATGACATGGTGCGGCTCTTCCTTGCGCGCTTTGCCCCAGAGACCCTGAAGACCGATGCGACACCTCTCGTAGAAGAGATTGAAGCGCAGATGAAGATAGATATTCAGCGGGCAGAGTGGATGAGTCCGGGAACGAGGGAGCAGGCTCTACACAAGCTTTCGCTCATCGCGAATAACATCGCCTACTCCTCTCTCAGTGATGACTACAGCGCACAACCTGTCCTCCATCAACGCGCACTGCAGAACTACCTTGTAGCAGCAGAAGCCAAATTTCGGCGGCGTATGTCTAAGATTGGCGGCCCCACCGATCGTCTGGCTCCCAGCCTCGGCCCCCTGTCGGACGGCGCCGCCTACGAGCCGGACCGCAATGAAATCGAATTGCCGGCGGCCTCCCTCATGCCTCCCAGCTTTGACCCCAAAGCGTCACCTGCGGAAAACTATGCCCGCATCGGCTTCACAGCGGGGCATGAGATCGTGCACGGCTATGACGATGAGGGAAGGCAATATGACGGACTTGGCCAGCTCAAGCATTGGTGGACCAAGGAAGATGCTGCTCACTTCAACGACCGTGCAGCCTGCTTCGTCTCGGAATACGGCAGCTTCGCCATCGACGGAACCCACCATGTGAATGGAAGCCTGACCCTGGGGGAAAACATCGCAGATAACGGAGGACTCCACCTAGCCCTCGCCGCATTCCTATCAGCCGCTGCCCGTGAGGGTACGGACGTCAATCTTGCCGATGATGGGTACACCCCATTGCAACGCTTCTTTCTCTCCTATGCGCAGAGCACCTGCTCGTCCGTCGACCCGCAGGCCGAGCGAGTCCAGGTGGAGACCAATCCACACACCCCCGACCGGTTCCGCGCGAACGGTGTTCTACGGAATACCCCGGAGTTCGGAAAAGCTTTCTCCTGCAGTAAAGGCCAGCCCATGATGCCTGTGCAGACCTGCCGTATCTGGTAG
- a CDS encoding DUF5700 domain-containing putative Zn-dependent protease has translation MTQLITKIISLFALGLTVVQANAATVSVSLDAESAKTLLHALQNTGLSHEESFRIATMPGNQGIIRKTREFGFDANTHNFADALYASAHGQISDDRVAQSYDFDALKPRVPQLLAFIEQITASPETFQRVMEKRTEEFTPQGTDLHLQGYVVAGGDGGGYAFGGTDFYLNVRYQDEFITARVNTTHELYHAVQGAFATSRGTMGDLPSLQGMSKTQQACIKTKQLFTNVYEEGSATYVEDLAQLRTSHSETAMRQSADLTDGIKHARWSASLLEMSVLSLNAPNAMDFDEVYGVDFFGHGILYNIGYVMAKGIADQDGSAGLAAFLKLPPEQFILRYTQLAAYGKDHDHPMLGPNTIQAARQTLKGCSL, from the coding sequence ATGACACAGCTCATTACAAAGATCATCTCTCTTTTCGCACTCGGTCTGACCGTCGTCCAAGCGAACGCTGCCACCGTGTCCGTCTCCCTCGATGCGGAGTCAGCAAAGACGCTGCTCCATGCCTTACAGAACACTGGACTGTCGCACGAGGAGAGCTTCAGAATCGCGACCATGCCAGGAAACCAGGGCATCATCCGCAAGACAAGAGAGTTTGGATTCGACGCGAATACGCATAACTTCGCGGATGCTCTTTATGCCTCGGCTCACGGCCAAATATCTGACGATCGGGTGGCACAGTCCTACGACTTCGATGCACTCAAGCCAAGAGTGCCGCAGCTCCTGGCGTTCATTGAGCAGATCACGGCAAGTCCAGAGACCTTCCAACGTGTCATGGAAAAGCGCACAGAAGAGTTCACCCCGCAGGGTACTGATCTTCATCTGCAGGGCTACGTTGTTGCTGGCGGAGACGGTGGCGGGTATGCCTTCGGAGGGACCGACTTCTATCTGAATGTCCGGTACCAGGATGAATTCATCACCGCGCGGGTCAATACAACTCATGAGCTGTACCACGCGGTGCAAGGAGCATTTGCGACATCTCGCGGAACCATGGGAGATCTTCCTTCGCTCCAAGGCATGAGCAAGACGCAGCAGGCTTGTATCAAGACAAAGCAACTGTTCACGAATGTATACGAGGAAGGCTCTGCCACTTATGTCGAAGATCTCGCTCAACTGCGGACATCACACTCGGAAACAGCGATGAGGCAGAGTGCGGACCTGACCGATGGCATCAAACACGCTCGGTGGTCAGCTTCCCTCCTGGAGATGTCCGTCCTGTCCCTGAATGCGCCGAATGCCATGGACTTTGATGAGGTATACGGCGTCGACTTCTTTGGGCACGGCATTCTCTATAACATCGGATATGTCATGGCCAAGGGAATCGCGGATCAGGATGGGTCAGCTGGTCTGGCGGCATTTCTGAAGCTGCCCCCTGAACAATTCATCCTCCGCTATACCCAACTCGCGGCTTACGGCAAAGATCACGATCATCCAATGCTTGGGCCAAACACCATCCAGGCGGCGCGGCAGACGCTCAAGGGCTGTTCTCTTTAG
- a CDS encoding alpha/beta fold hydrolase has protein sequence MKFTIGHLAINIEDEGSGDPALLFLHYWGGTHRTWSAVISALSDSYRCVAYDSRGWGRSEGPTAGFAVDDLANEALGIIDKLELRNYVLVGHSMGGKVAQLLASRRPSGLRGLILVAPAAPVPRHFPEEALQQQLHAYDNRETVLQAISLLSAKSHAPDIVEGIVEDSLSGSPAATQAWPTIGILEDISSDASKIIVPTLVVAGGLDNLDSVEQHKREVLSRIPNSELVVIADSGHLIPIDEPIQLAAAIRSFVSERL, from the coding sequence ATGAAATTCACAATCGGCCATCTCGCGATTAACATCGAAGATGAGGGTTCCGGCGATCCTGCCCTGTTGTTTCTGCACTACTGGGGTGGAACCCATCGGACCTGGAGCGCAGTCATATCAGCTCTGAGCGACTCTTACCGCTGCGTAGCGTACGATTCGCGGGGATGGGGACGGTCCGAGGGACCGACGGCCGGGTTTGCGGTGGACGACCTGGCGAATGAGGCGCTTGGCATCATCGACAAACTCGAACTCCGCAACTACGTGCTCGTTGGCCACTCAATGGGAGGAAAAGTAGCTCAACTCCTCGCATCACGGCGACCAAGCGGCCTTCGCGGTCTGATTCTTGTCGCGCCAGCCGCTCCTGTACCGAGGCACTTTCCTGAAGAGGCGCTCCAGCAACAGCTCCATGCGTATGACAATCGCGAGACGGTTCTTCAAGCCATCAGCCTTCTCAGTGCTAAGAGCCATGCCCCGGATATTGTTGAGGGGATTGTGGAGGACAGCCTCTCTGGATCGCCTGCTGCTACCCAAGCCTGGCCCACCATCGGAATTCTCGAAGATATCTCGTCTGACGCTTCAAAGATCATCGTTCCCACGCTCGTCGTTGCCGGTGGACTTGACAATCTCGACTCCGTCGAACAGCATAAGCGTGAAGTGCTCTCGAGGATCCCCAATTCAGAGCTGGTAGTGATTGCTGACAGCGGGCACCTGATTCCAATTGATGAACCGATACAACTGGCAGCAGCAATCAGGAGCTTTGTGTCCGAGCGATTGTGA
- a CDS encoding response regulator transcription factor, producing MSKIRVLVAEDHPLMRAGIAATIDAEPDMEIVGLAQDGAEALTLFRTLNPDVSLTDLRMPVLDGLGLIEAILAEQPHANIVLLTASVADISIKQALRAGVASVLLKHMCRTDLIETIRAVHRGERPLSSEVKSLLAHNTVGEALTTREIEVVRRIANGKSNREVGEELGISEYTVKGHVKAVMTKLGASDRTHAVIIALRRGFLNMDAPES from the coding sequence GTGTCGAAGATTCGCGTCTTGGTTGCAGAAGATCATCCGCTCATGAGAGCCGGAATCGCCGCAACAATCGATGCGGAACCAGACATGGAGATAGTCGGCTTGGCCCAAGATGGTGCTGAGGCCCTTACCTTGTTTCGGACGCTAAATCCCGACGTGTCCTTGACCGATCTTCGGATGCCTGTCCTCGATGGCCTGGGGCTCATAGAAGCCATACTCGCGGAGCAGCCTCACGCAAACATCGTCTTGCTGACGGCATCCGTCGCCGACATTTCAATTAAACAGGCTCTACGCGCCGGAGTTGCGAGCGTCCTACTCAAGCACATGTGCCGTACGGACCTGATTGAAACCATTCGTGCGGTTCATCGAGGAGAACGGCCTCTCTCGAGCGAAGTCAAAAGCCTCTTAGCGCACAACACGGTCGGCGAAGCGCTCACAACAAGAGAGATCGAAGTTGTCAGGCGAATCGCCAATGGCAAATCCAATCGAGAGGTAGGGGAAGAACTGGGGATCTCAGAATATACGGTTAAGGGGCATGTTAAGGCTGTCATGACGAAGCTAGGAGCAAGTGACCGAACGCATGCGGTGATCATCGCGCTCAGACGAGGCTTTCTCAACATGGATGCGCCGGAGTCGTAG
- a CDS encoding response regulator codes for MSRAIRILIAEDHPLMRSGIIAEISAESDLEVVATAEDGQQAVELFRVHQPDISLIDIRLPKMNGLQVIEAIRLDHPSARVIVLTTAAGDAHAVRAFKAGAASYLLKHMLRDELIQAIRDVHAGKRRIPTEVAKIMAESSLTDPITGREIEVLARVAEGLSNKEIAAVLFISEYTVKAHLKTILQKLGANDRTHAVMIALQRGFLDA; via the coding sequence ATGAGTCGTGCCATTCGAATCCTAATCGCGGAAGATCACCCTCTTATGCGATCGGGGATCATTGCAGAAATTAGCGCCGAATCCGACCTGGAGGTGGTAGCTACAGCAGAAGATGGGCAACAGGCCGTCGAACTATTCCGAGTCCACCAGCCTGATATTTCGCTGATTGACATCAGGCTTCCCAAAATGAACGGCTTGCAGGTGATCGAAGCGATCCGCCTTGATCATCCGTCCGCCCGTGTCATCGTGCTGACGACAGCCGCAGGAGACGCCCACGCGGTGAGAGCCTTCAAGGCCGGCGCCGCGAGTTATCTTCTGAAGCACATGCTTCGGGACGAGCTGATCCAGGCCATCCGTGACGTCCATGCTGGCAAACGCCGAATTCCGACCGAAGTAGCGAAAATCATGGCTGAAAGCTCGCTTACTGATCCGATTACGGGGCGAGAGATCGAGGTTTTGGCTCGTGTGGCAGAAGGACTTTCAAACAAAGAAATAGCGGCAGTCCTTTTCATTTCGGAATATACGGTGAAGGCACATCTCAAGACGATTCTGCAGAAACTCGGAGCAAATGACCGCACTCACGCGGTCATGATTGCGTTGCAACGTGGGTTTCTAGACGCGTAG
- a CDS encoding helix-turn-helix domain-containing protein, protein MLCTHVSERASTCPTPSRCRVVGLAHWQRIKLETAFSELGKHEVSLELFASHCGLSICHFARLFKVTYGMPFHQYVVQRKISHACSLLSESQESISQIALECGFSDQSSFTRRFSATTGISPSTWRKQFLTQRLNPAHASGLPQAC, encoded by the coding sequence ATGCTGTGTACTCACGTCTCTGAAAGAGCATCAACGTGTCCCACGCCATCGCGTTGCCGGGTCGTCGGCCTCGCGCACTGGCAACGGATAAAACTGGAGACAGCATTTTCGGAGCTTGGCAAACACGAGGTTTCGCTCGAACTGTTTGCATCTCACTGTGGGTTGTCCATCTGTCACTTTGCACGACTCTTCAAAGTGACTTATGGAATGCCTTTTCATCAATACGTCGTTCAGCGCAAAATCTCCCACGCCTGTTCTCTCCTGTCTGAGAGCCAAGAATCGATCTCACAGATTGCGCTTGAATGCGGCTTCTCCGATCAATCCAGCTTCACGAGGAGATTCAGCGCAACGACTGGTATCTCGCCTTCGACGTGGCGAAAACAGTTCCTGACGCAACGGCTCAACCCAGCGCATGCTTCAGGATTGCCGCAGGCGTGCTGA
- a CDS encoding helix-turn-helix transcriptional regulator: MCRLLERTPVSQTTIADHFVHSFYFHLLQQYGNRNETATEFSGGLSPRHKRIVEEALSCSSRREIKIKSVADQCGLSVGHFARVFRQTFGSPFHQHIMKIRIQRAKELLLTSDLSLGQISQTIGYADQATFTESFTRATRVSPGRFRREHLAARFA; this comes from the coding sequence ATGTGTCGGCTGCTTGAGCGAACGCCAGTATCCCAAACAACAATAGCGGACCACTTTGTTCACTCGTTCTATTTTCATCTCCTCCAGCAATACGGCAACCGAAACGAGACTGCAACTGAGTTCTCGGGAGGATTATCTCCGCGTCATAAGCGAATTGTGGAAGAAGCATTATCATGTTCATCCCGTAGGGAAATCAAAATCAAGTCCGTAGCGGACCAGTGCGGGCTCTCAGTTGGCCATTTCGCGAGGGTATTTCGTCAAACTTTCGGAAGCCCATTTCATCAGCACATCATGAAGATACGCATACAGCGTGCCAAGGAACTTCTGTTAACGTCCGATCTATCCCTCGGCCAGATCTCACAGACGATTGGCTATGCAGACCAAGCGACTTTCACCGAAAGCTTCACTCGTGCGACACGAGTATCGCCAGGGCGATTTCGCCGTGAACACTTGGCTGCAAGATTCGCATAG
- a CDS encoding alpha/beta fold hydrolase → MKSFARAALAAAITLFNHGGNLMAQSTPAPIKNVVLIHGAFADGSSWSKVIPLLQAKGLHVVSVQIPLTSFDDDVAATKRVIEAQDGPVLLVGHSYGGVVISEAGNEPKVAGLVYVAAFAPDSGENIVEISKSFPKPPGMDTLAPQADGFLLLTPQGVKENFAQDLTESEKNILVAVQPYTAGAIFGAKVTKAAWHDKPTSYIVSSNDRMISPEQEKSMAKQMNAATTVLPASHVVMLSHPKEVAAVIEKAITLSK, encoded by the coding sequence ATGAAGTCGTTCGCTCGGGCAGCGCTCGCTGCCGCAATCACCCTATTCAACCACGGAGGAAATCTCATGGCACAATCAACACCAGCCCCCATCAAGAACGTCGTTCTTATTCACGGAGCCTTTGCCGATGGCTCAAGTTGGTCCAAAGTGATCCCGCTTCTACAGGCCAAGGGATTGCATGTAGTCTCGGTGCAGATTCCATTGACATCATTCGACGACGACGTGGCTGCCACGAAACGTGTCATTGAAGCTCAGGACGGGCCAGTCCTTCTGGTCGGACACTCATACGGCGGCGTAGTGATTAGCGAAGCCGGCAATGAGCCGAAGGTGGCCGGCCTCGTTTACGTCGCCGCATTCGCTCCCGATAGCGGCGAGAACATCGTCGAGATCAGCAAGTCATTCCCCAAGCCGCCGGGAATGGATACGCTGGCTCCCCAGGCCGATGGCTTCCTCCTTCTCACCCCACAGGGCGTCAAGGAAAACTTCGCTCAGGATCTCACCGAATCCGAAAAGAACATTCTGGTTGCGGTACAGCCGTATACCGCCGGAGCGATCTTTGGAGCCAAGGTGACAAAGGCCGCGTGGCACGACAAGCCCACGTCATACATCGTTTCCAGCAATGATCGCATGATCTCGCCCGAGCAAGAGAAGAGCATGGCCAAGCAGATGAATGCGGCGACGACCGTATTGCCGGCGAGCCATGTTGTGATGCTGTCGCACCCCAAAGAGGTCGCTGCGGTTATCGAGAAGGCCATCACGCTATCGAAGTGA
- a CDS encoding Dps family protein, producing MKSDANVVAVKRDTPLLQSAETQIGASVAVASALTVLLADVFALYIKNKNFHWHMSGPHFRDFHLMLDEHADQLFSMTDEIAERVRKTGGTTIRSIGQISRLQTVVDNESDHVAPADMLAELHEDEKALTLRMLSTHELCDLAGDVATASLLENWIDQAQRRSWFLFESTRA from the coding sequence ATGAAGTCTGATGCGAATGTTGTTGCGGTTAAGCGCGATACGCCTTTGTTGCAATCTGCAGAAACCCAGATCGGGGCCTCGGTGGCGGTGGCCTCGGCGCTCACCGTTCTTCTTGCCGATGTATTCGCTCTCTATATCAAGAACAAGAACTTTCATTGGCACATGTCAGGGCCTCATTTCAGAGACTTTCATCTCATGCTTGATGAACATGCGGATCAGCTGTTCTCTATGACCGATGAGATCGCCGAACGTGTGCGCAAGACGGGGGGGACAACAATTCGCTCCATCGGGCAAATCTCCCGGCTGCAGACTGTCGTTGATAACGAATCTGATCATGTAGCTCCAGCCGACATGTTGGCAGAGCTTCATGAAGATGAGAAGGCGCTTACGCTCAGGATGCTTTCAACGCACGAGCTCTGTGATCTTGCTGGGGACGTCGCAACTGCGAGCCTTCTTGAGAACTGGATTGACCAGGCGCAGCGCCGATCGTGGTTTCTGTTTGAGAGTACCCGCGCCTGA
- a CDS encoding sensor histidine kinase yields MSTSATAERVSRGWTLLGLAMICWIAVPSFYPLLGQTPLAGMYHRSWTVRDGVPNGINGAVQGKDGFLWFTTDDGLYRFDGVAFERYQPPAGRSLLADRMYLILVAHDGSLWITYASGGVTRIEGDQITNFTEMDGLHSGQHPEMAEDNDGRMWIVGAGGLQYIQDNHVISFVDGNGFGKRAEGSFTVDRDGNLWLPSRSGEGLRVLGRGAKDFIAGFKGMSFDGCDLAAGPGILCWSGMKSIMSFSMSHSTIISHTLMKPSSHPYDAYGTRDGAIWVGTEKDGIQRFTGFSQLASPRSVPKVEMFGRGEGLSDRWAYIVLEDKEGSVWVVTNRGLDQFRSVPFQEVPINYPKITLPASRSLPRLLIGTDRLAEVIQGTVTYLSQKFNLSDAKCVYQADDGTVWVGATRGLWHFQNGQLHAVPLPGSLNGISRNVQTVIEDSSHELWASIGSNGLYRLDKHGWSRRGGLAGLPDTMAQVALRDLRGDLWFGFRKNTLATISSGQVTLFGSSHGLNIGDVRVLAERNGSLWLGGDYGIEVFNHGKFRPFMFSDEQRIRGVSGLVFLSNGDLWINSGSGVFQIAHDEISGWDRNAEYPVKWKLFDYLDGLNGIPGMLSGNPTAAVAADGMLYLTTGSPLQRIDALHIPSNHVAPPVWITTIRTTEGSKSMASNVRLGPATRGLEISYTATSLLIPERVRFRYQLVGYDKDWIDAGTRRQALYPKVPAGTYTFRVVACNNSGLWSPSGASVNLTVEPTWLETIWFKIAVAASLGALLYLGFVLRMRTMKRSLTERLTERFSERERIARDLHDTLFQGVEGGLLHINAVTSRIPMEPAAKDKLNGAFDEVNQVMASARSLIFDQSTPARSLDFEETIVAYGQQVGLLSVSRFSVANLGKKRELQPAVSEEVLKIIKESLSNAFRHANAKQIEVQILYSSNALEICICDDGVGIDPIIMEEGGKRGHWGLSSMRQRAVKIGGQVKVSRRPVGGTEVRIKIPASRAFRSRTVEFLAKLLVRNSNTTGTTA; encoded by the coding sequence ATGAGCACATCTGCAACGGCGGAACGAGTGAGCCGTGGGTGGACTTTGCTGGGTCTGGCGATGATCTGCTGGATCGCCGTACCTTCTTTTTATCCGCTGCTTGGCCAGACTCCTCTAGCGGGGATGTACCACAGATCGTGGACCGTTCGGGATGGCGTCCCGAACGGTATCAACGGTGCGGTGCAAGGAAAAGATGGCTTCCTCTGGTTCACCACTGATGATGGTCTTTATCGATTTGACGGTGTAGCCTTTGAGCGATATCAACCGCCGGCTGGCCGCTCTTTGCTTGCTGACCGCATGTACTTAATTCTTGTTGCGCATGACGGTAGCCTTTGGATCACCTACGCAAGCGGCGGCGTGACCCGCATTGAGGGCGATCAGATAACGAATTTTACTGAAATGGATGGACTTCATTCGGGCCAGCATCCAGAGATGGCGGAAGACAACGATGGGCGAATGTGGATTGTCGGAGCCGGAGGTCTACAGTACATCCAGGACAATCATGTAATTTCCTTTGTCGACGGGAACGGCTTCGGTAAGCGAGCAGAAGGAAGCTTCACCGTCGACCGGGATGGCAATTTGTGGTTACCATCTCGTTCTGGCGAGGGGCTGAGAGTCCTTGGGCGCGGTGCTAAGGATTTTATAGCCGGCTTCAAGGGGATGAGCTTCGACGGATGTGATCTGGCAGCTGGCCCGGGCATATTGTGCTGGAGTGGCATGAAATCAATCATGAGTTTCAGCATGAGCCATTCAACAATTATCAGTCACACGCTGATGAAACCTAGCTCGCATCCATACGACGCGTACGGTACCAGAGACGGAGCGATCTGGGTGGGAACTGAAAAGGATGGTATACAGCGCTTCACGGGCTTTTCGCAACTTGCGTCCCCCCGCAGCGTGCCGAAAGTTGAGATGTTTGGACGGGGGGAGGGTCTTTCAGACCGATGGGCATATATCGTGCTCGAGGACAAGGAAGGGAGCGTGTGGGTTGTCACGAATCGAGGTCTCGATCAGTTTCGCTCAGTTCCGTTTCAAGAGGTACCGATCAACTATCCGAAGATCACGCTCCCGGCAAGCCGCTCCCTTCCTCGACTTCTGATTGGTACTGATCGCCTCGCGGAAGTGATCCAGGGTACCGTGACGTATCTTTCACAGAAGTTTAATTTATCCGATGCAAAGTGCGTTTACCAAGCCGACGACGGTACCGTTTGGGTTGGAGCAACTCGCGGATTATGGCACTTTCAGAACGGTCAGCTTCACGCTGTCCCGTTGCCCGGGTCGTTGAACGGGATTTCCCGCAACGTACAAACGGTGATTGAGGATTCTTCACATGAGCTATGGGCCTCGATCGGAAGCAACGGTCTCTACCGGCTGGATAAGCATGGATGGAGCAGACGGGGAGGACTCGCCGGACTGCCCGACACCATGGCCCAAGTGGCCCTCCGTGACCTCCGAGGGGATTTGTGGTTCGGCTTCCGAAAGAACACTCTTGCCACGATCTCGTCTGGACAAGTGACGCTGTTCGGTTCTTCCCACGGCTTGAACATTGGCGACGTGCGGGTGTTGGCGGAACGAAACGGTTCTCTCTGGCTGGGAGGGGATTATGGAATAGAGGTCTTCAATCATGGGAAGTTCCGACCCTTCATGTTCAGTGATGAACAACGCATTCGAGGTGTCAGCGGTCTGGTCTTCTTATCGAATGGCGATCTCTGGATTAATTCTGGCAGCGGCGTCTTTCAGATAGCTCACGACGAAATCTCCGGCTGGGATCGTAATGCGGAATACCCGGTTAAGTGGAAGCTCTTTGATTACTTGGACGGGCTAAACGGCATACCGGGAATGTTGTCAGGGAATCCCACTGCAGCGGTCGCGGCGGACGGGATGCTCTATTTGACGACCGGGTCTCCCCTCCAGCGAATCGATGCTCTTCATATCCCAAGTAATCACGTCGCGCCGCCGGTATGGATTACGACGATTCGAACCACGGAAGGAAGCAAGTCCATGGCCTCCAATGTTCGTTTGGGGCCGGCTACGAGGGGACTAGAGATAAGTTATACGGCCACGAGCCTGTTGATTCCCGAGAGAGTTCGGTTCCGATATCAATTGGTCGGCTATGACAAAGATTGGATCGATGCTGGTACGAGGCGTCAGGCGTTATATCCCAAAGTCCCGGCTGGAACATATACCTTTCGTGTCGTTGCCTGCAATAATTCGGGACTCTGGAGTCCGTCTGGAGCTAGCGTCAACTTGACAGTGGAACCGACATGGCTCGAAACCATTTGGTTTAAGATCGCCGTAGCTGCGAGTCTCGGGGCTCTTTTGTATCTAGGATTCGTCCTTCGTATGCGAACGATGAAACGCAGCCTTACCGAACGCCTCACCGAACGCTTTTCGGAACGGGAACGGATCGCGCGCGATCTCCATGACACTCTCTTTCAGGGAGTCGAAGGGGGCCTACTGCACATCAATGCCGTTACATCACGGATACCCATGGAGCCAGCAGCAAAGGACAAGCTGAATGGGGCTTTCGATGAGGTGAATCAAGTGATGGCCTCGGCAAGGAGTTTGATCTTTGACCAAAGCACGCCAGCTCGATCTCTAGATTTTGAAGAGACCATCGTTGCATATGGACAACAAGTCGGCCTCCTATCAGTTAGCCGCTTCAGTGTTGCGAACTTGGGGAAAAAGCGAGAGCTTCAACCCGCAGTGAGCGAGGAAGTGCTCAAGATCATCAAGGAGAGCCTGTCGAACGCGTTTCGGCATGCAAATGCGAAACAAATCGAGGTGCAGATTCTCTATTCGAGCAATGCACTCGAGATTTGTATATGTGACGACGGAGTTGGTATCGATCCGATCATTATGGAGGAGGGGGGCAAGCGGGGTCACTGGGGCTTGTCCAGTATGCGCCAGCGTGCAGTTAAAATTGGCGGCCAGGTCAAGGTATCAAGACGTCCTGTCGGAGGAACTGAGGTCCGCATCAAGATTCCTGCTTCCCGCGCATTCCGTTCCCGTACGGTTGAGTTTCTTGCAAAATTGCTGGTGCGAAATAGCAATACGACAGGCACGACGGCGTGA